The DNA segment CAGAGGTATTACCTAATACTATGTTTCGAGTAGAACTCGAAAATGGACATAAAATATTGGCTTATATATCGGGTAAGATGCGAAAACATTTTATTCGAATCTTACCCGGTGATAAAGTCACGGTTGAATTATCACTTTATGATTTATCAAGAGGAAGAATCATCTATCGCGAAAAGTGATAAAGGAGATAAAAAATAATGAAAGTT comes from the bacterium genome and includes:
- the infA gene encoding translation initiation factor IF-1, which codes for MPKEETIKVEGIVSEVLPNTMFRVELENGHKILAYISGKMRKHFIRILPGDKVTVELSLYDLSRGRIIYREK